One Planctomycetaceae bacterium DNA window includes the following coding sequences:
- a CDS encoding DUF1501 domain-containing protein: MAIWNNYGMNRRHFLQHMATAAATVPAMSFLSHVQANAATLKSNQKSCILMWMGGGPPTIDIWDLKPGSKNGGELQPIDTAASGVQISEGLPETAKVFNDLSIVRSMSTREADHNRGRYYMQTSYVPNPTVVHPTFGSVVSYEIGRKRTALQIPAFVSIDGGAGQAGFLGMAHAPFAVDNTGRIRNAPTDENKLRLPARLTMLNEIENSFISSKRGELPEAHRDVYENAKNLMTSSQMAAFSVDRAEPTIGLESEPDQLRDAYGRNPFGQGLLMARRLVQTGVPFVEVNMGGWDLHQDVFNTLRTGRLPVLDKGISALVTDLKQRGMLDDTVIVWMGEFGRTPRINQNVGRDHWAACWSVMMGGGGLKNGQAIGATDKDGLQIADGSKSYLPGDIWATVAYAMGIPVNTVHTSKRGRPMKLANGGTPIQELIG; encoded by the coding sequence ATGGCCATTTGGAATAACTACGGAATGAATCGGCGGCACTTCCTGCAGCACATGGCAACAGCAGCAGCTACTGTGCCGGCAATGAGCTTCCTCTCACACGTTCAGGCAAACGCTGCAACGCTGAAGAGCAATCAGAAATCGTGCATCCTGATGTGGATGGGCGGTGGACCACCAACCATCGATATCTGGGATCTGAAGCCTGGCTCAAAGAACGGTGGTGAACTGCAACCGATCGACACCGCCGCTTCTGGGGTTCAGATTTCGGAGGGCCTTCCAGAAACGGCGAAGGTTTTCAATGACCTTTCCATCGTTCGTTCGATGAGCACCCGTGAAGCGGACCACAACCGCGGACGGTACTACATGCAGACCAGTTATGTTCCAAACCCAACGGTGGTTCATCCGACTTTCGGCTCCGTGGTGAGCTATGAGATCGGGCGGAAGCGAACGGCGTTGCAGATTCCTGCATTCGTATCGATCGATGGAGGTGCCGGTCAGGCGGGTTTCCTCGGCATGGCGCACGCACCGTTCGCTGTCGACAATACCGGTCGCATTCGTAATGCACCAACGGATGAAAACAAGTTGCGGCTTCCGGCTCGCCTCACCATGCTGAATGAGATCGAGAACAGCTTCATCTCGTCAAAACGTGGTGAGCTTCCGGAAGCACATCGCGATGTCTACGAAAATGCAAAGAACCTGATGACCTCCAGTCAGATGGCCGCATTCAGTGTCGATCGGGCTGAGCCAACTATTGGACTGGAATCCGAACCGGACCAACTTCGAGACGCCTATGGTCGAAATCCATTTGGTCAGGGTCTGCTGATGGCACGCCGTCTGGTCCAGACCGGTGTCCCTTTTGTTGAAGTGAACATGGGCGGATGGGACCTCCACCAGGATGTTTTCAATACGCTTCGAACAGGTCGACTTCCAGTGCTTGACAAAGGGATATCGGCCCTTGTCACCGACCTGAAACAGCGAGGGATGCTTGACGACACCGTGATCGTCTGGATGGGCGAATTTGGACGTACGCCAAGGATCAATCAGAATGTGGGCCGTGACCACTGGGCTGCATGCTGGTCTGTAATGATGGGTGGCGGTGGTTTGAAGAATGGTCAGGCGATTGGCGCGACCGACAAAGACGGTCTCCAGATTGCAGACGGAAGCAAGAGCTACCTTCCAGGCGATATCTGGGCGACCGTTGCCTATGCCATGGGAATTCCAGTGAACACCGTTCACACTTCAAAGCGTGGACGACCGATGAAACTGGCCAACGGTGGAACTCCGATTCAGGAGCTCATCGGTTAG
- a CDS encoding sigma-70 family RNA polymerase sigma factor — MVTPASASPSENASSFAKLSSADSGEADFVRNFTQSQRALYLYIIPLVSCAADAEEVLQETNVVIWTKRSEYQPGTNFLAWGRAIARFEVFRFRRRSSHKDQLLGDDVINLLASEVDEQTLNVDLRRDALSNCVGKLRPKDRELIEKRYTPGNTGDDVANELGRPANSVYQSIGRIRRTLLECVKRQLSVTEAG, encoded by the coding sequence ATGGTGACGCCAGCTTCAGCATCGCCATCTGAAAACGCGAGTTCTTTCGCAAAACTGTCTTCTGCTGATTCGGGAGAGGCAGATTTTGTCCGGAATTTCACACAGAGCCAGCGCGCGCTCTATCTTTACATCATTCCGTTAGTCTCCTGTGCTGCAGACGCTGAAGAAGTACTGCAGGAAACGAATGTGGTGATCTGGACGAAGCGGTCCGAATACCAGCCCGGAACGAATTTCCTGGCCTGGGGACGAGCCATCGCTCGCTTTGAAGTGTTCCGGTTTCGTCGTCGAAGTAGCCACAAGGATCAATTGCTGGGTGACGACGTCATCAATCTGCTGGCCAGTGAAGTGGATGAGCAAACACTGAATGTTGATTTGAGACGCGATGCTCTTTCGAACTGCGTTGGTAAACTGCGCCCCAAAGACCGGGAGCTGATCGAAAAGCGATACACACCGGGAAATACTGGCGATGATGTGGCAAATGAACTTGGCCGACCGGCAAACTCTGTCTATCAATCGATTGGACGAATTCGCCGAACACTCCTGGAGTGTGTGAAACGACAGCTTTCCGTGACGGAGGCTGGTTAG
- a CDS encoding DUF1549 domain-containing protein codes for MQNQMNNAGDNDHTAPDGSLSDPLLSELLDLTNRYCDGLLDPSQGQRLSSILKESAAARRTFIEFIQLHGQLTWDAGHSGAELVRQAAESPVRRQTPYGRRTVAGWLRPTVGLLAALIVLFAARGWWISGRTEQLAANSATPENALNLTASDDNASAKSIIVADGDSTYRGAEIVSRNASGSQPDDDGLPPIRLNAIEDQVVSVHPPEAGAPTALEAETVRVPDTDDQIIEQINALLARSWAENEVPVAIEAPAGEWIRRASLTLTGAIPASSRVRSFSETPAVSFRQRHQAVLEFLSSDRAAEHLAVYWVNLMIGRSNPGRVDEESLYVYMKDRFASNESWMDTVCELMSARGRSDQNGATNFLLAHLNNQATPATAVTARLFLGQQVHCTQCHDHPFSSDVKQNEFWSLNAFFKQTRREPVRLASNSERGDQRIWALTDTDIGGMTFFETLRGQQVAVLPEFAGETLPPEDGVHRREELVRLIRTDPQQRVARAMVNRVWQQFFGAAFTAPVDDMGPHVPVSHPELLDFLADAFAYHNYDVRRLMLWVSLSDAWQKSSRLAEADGVTLATDFLPEAGGMPVFNQVYARQMMPEEVYDSIRTAIRSVARQPIDSSWGTSHRRQWVRQFVESYGTDENDESLRFDGNISQALLMMNGEDLLKDISLAVNYLLADRTRDQLAPSKLLAELSLATVSRMPQDVELKVFQNRIQQVSRSGGADIALQIACEDMLWAYLNCSEFVIVH; via the coding sequence ATGCAAAATCAAATGAACAATGCCGGTGACAATGACCATACCGCTCCCGACGGATCGCTCTCTGATCCACTTCTCTCGGAGCTGCTGGATTTGACAAACAGGTACTGCGACGGATTGCTCGATCCTTCGCAGGGCCAGCGACTCTCGTCAATCCTGAAAGAATCGGCGGCAGCTCGTCGAACTTTCATCGAATTCATCCAGTTGCACGGTCAACTCACGTGGGATGCTGGTCATAGCGGTGCCGAATTGGTGCGCCAGGCAGCCGAATCTCCCGTCAGACGGCAGACGCCTTACGGCCGAAGGACGGTCGCAGGGTGGCTTCGCCCGACAGTTGGTCTGCTCGCAGCGTTGATCGTTCTGTTCGCTGCTCGAGGCTGGTGGATTTCCGGCAGGACAGAGCAACTGGCCGCCAATTCAGCGACACCGGAGAATGCGCTGAACCTGACTGCATCGGACGATAATGCATCTGCGAAATCCATCATCGTTGCCGACGGCGACAGCACATATCGTGGCGCGGAAATCGTGTCGAGAAATGCTTCTGGCAGTCAGCCGGACGATGACGGATTACCGCCGATTCGACTGAACGCAATTGAAGATCAGGTTGTCAGTGTCCATCCTCCGGAAGCCGGAGCACCAACGGCTTTAGAGGCCGAAACGGTCAGGGTGCCGGACACGGACGACCAGATTATTGAACAAATCAATGCTTTATTGGCCCGATCATGGGCTGAAAACGAAGTGCCCGTTGCGATCGAAGCGCCTGCGGGTGAATGGATCCGTCGCGCATCATTAACCCTCACGGGGGCCATTCCTGCATCATCCAGAGTCCGGTCATTCTCAGAGACGCCGGCCGTTTCATTCCGTCAACGTCATCAGGCGGTACTTGAATTTCTGAGTTCAGACCGGGCGGCCGAACACTTGGCCGTTTACTGGGTGAACCTGATGATCGGACGCTCGAACCCCGGTCGTGTCGACGAGGAATCGTTGTATGTCTACATGAAAGATCGATTTGCAAGTAACGAATCCTGGATGGATACCGTTTGCGAGCTGATGTCCGCGCGAGGCCGGAGTGATCAGAACGGTGCTACTAACTTTCTGCTGGCACACCTGAATAATCAGGCGACTCCGGCAACTGCTGTGACGGCACGATTATTCCTTGGGCAACAGGTGCACTGCACTCAATGCCATGATCACCCATTTTCCAGTGACGTTAAGCAGAATGAATTCTGGTCTCTCAATGCGTTCTTCAAACAGACGCGTCGCGAACCTGTTCGATTGGCGAGCAACTCCGAACGGGGTGATCAACGCATTTGGGCCTTGACGGATACGGATATCGGCGGAATGACCTTCTTCGAAACACTTCGTGGTCAGCAGGTGGCCGTCCTGCCGGAATTTGCGGGGGAGACGCTGCCTCCGGAAGATGGAGTGCACCGACGTGAAGAGCTCGTGCGGCTTATTAGAACGGATCCACAACAACGTGTCGCTCGAGCTATGGTGAATCGTGTCTGGCAACAGTTCTTTGGTGCCGCCTTCACTGCGCCGGTTGACGATATGGGTCCCCACGTTCCCGTTTCTCACCCTGAACTGCTTGATTTTCTGGCAGACGCATTTGCATACCACAATTATGACGTACGTCGTTTGATGCTCTGGGTGTCGCTGAGTGACGCGTGGCAGAAATCAAGTCGGCTGGCCGAAGCAGACGGTGTGACTCTGGCAACCGACTTCCTTCCCGAAGCAGGTGGAATGCCGGTCTTCAATCAGGTCTATGCCCGCCAGATGATGCCGGAAGAAGTCTACGATTCGATCCGTACCGCGATTCGATCTGTTGCTCGTCAACCGATCGATTCATCATGGGGAACATCGCATCGACGGCAGTGGGTTCGGCAGTTCGTTGAATCCTACGGAACAGACGAAAATGATGAATCCCTCAGATTCGACGGGAATATCTCTCAGGCACTTCTGATGATGAATGGCGAAGATCTGTTGAAGGATATTTCGCTGGCTGTCAATTATCTGCTCGCAGATCGCACGCGTGATCAGTTGGCCCCGTCGAAACTGCTTGCTGAACTGTCGCTGGCCACTGTTTCCCGCATGCCGCAGGACGTTGAGCTAAAGGTCTTTCAAAACCGTATTCAGCAGGTAAGCCGGAGCGGGGGAGCCGACATTGCCCTTCAGATTGCCTGTGAAGACATGCTCTGGGCCTATCTGAATTGCAGCGAATTCGTCATCGTCCACTAA
- a CDS encoding SPFH domain-containing protein codes for MKSVVDQNELNQNAGALEMLLVVIVTVFFPPILLFGFFIVNPREEIVVLRFGKFVTVLKQQGIGWIHPVGRSLLRIPTRDLTLDINTTTVLERNGNPIQISAVVVYRVENSYKAALDVESYRKFIEDQAGAVVKRCSSQFPYESSDHSEPCLKVESDEVTMSFIKELQDAVAAAGIKVLNVRLNDLTYAPEIAQSMLMRQQAMALIDARKTIVEGAVEIVRDAVDRLEKADLQMTHEERERLVSNLLVVICSGERAQPVLQVNSGQSGHKRHS; via the coding sequence ATGAAGAGCGTCGTCGATCAAAATGAACTCAATCAAAATGCCGGCGCGCTGGAAATGCTCCTGGTGGTCATTGTTACCGTCTTCTTTCCGCCCATCCTTCTCTTTGGGTTCTTCATCGTCAATCCCAGGGAAGAGATCGTCGTCCTTCGGTTCGGTAAGTTTGTCACCGTGCTCAAGCAACAGGGCATTGGCTGGATCCATCCGGTTGGACGAAGTCTGTTACGAATTCCGACTCGTGACCTGACGCTCGACATCAATACAACCACCGTCCTTGAACGCAATGGGAACCCCATTCAGATTAGTGCAGTGGTCGTGTATCGAGTGGAGAATTCCTACAAGGCCGCACTGGATGTCGAAAGCTACCGCAAATTCATTGAAGATCAGGCCGGCGCTGTCGTAAAACGCTGCAGCAGCCAGTTCCCTTATGAGTCGTCGGACCACAGTGAACCATGTCTGAAAGTCGAAAGCGATGAAGTCACAATGTCGTTCATCAAAGAACTTCAGGATGCTGTCGCCGCGGCAGGAATAAAAGTGCTGAATGTTCGACTCAATGATCTGACCTACGCACCTGAAATCGCTCAGTCGATGCTTATGAGACAGCAGGCAATGGCACTGATCGATGCACGCAAAACAATCGTGGAAGGTGCTGTGGAGATCGTGAGGGATGCAGTCGACCGACTGGAGAAAGCGGACTTGCAAATGACGCACGAAGAACGCGAAAGGCTGGTCAGCAATCTTCTGGTGGTGATTTGCAGCGGCGAACGGGCACAACCTGTTCTACAAGTAAATTCCGGACAGTCTGGTCACAAGCGACACTCATAA
- a CDS encoding carbonic anhydrase, producing the protein MRSSMTYCSSIPFESTRIRAAAVYCSDGRFGEQCDDLIQNALNLPRYDRLAVPGGAACLASHFTTYRESESVIHQLRFLVDVHGLERIILIAHDGCAFYSERLHVSPLQIESRQREDMGKAIQRVKSLSSTVQISAFFARKHSDRRIAFEEVF; encoded by the coding sequence GTGCGTTCATCAATGACTTACTGCAGCAGCATTCCCTTCGAGTCAACTCGCATACGCGCTGCGGCGGTTTATTGCAGCGATGGCCGATTCGGGGAGCAGTGTGACGATCTCATTCAAAATGCACTAAATCTGCCACGGTATGACAGACTTGCCGTTCCGGGCGGGGCAGCATGTCTGGCCAGTCATTTCACAACGTATCGCGAATCTGAAAGTGTGATTCATCAGCTGCGTTTTCTCGTAGACGTTCATGGTCTGGAGCGAATTATTCTGATTGCACACGATGGTTGCGCTTTCTACAGTGAACGTCTGCATGTTTCTCCGCTTCAAATCGAAAGCCGTCAGCGCGAAGACATGGGGAAAGCCATACAACGAGTCAAATCACTGTCCTCGACGGTTCAGATCTCAGCTTTCTTCGCCCGCAAACACTCGGATCGGCGAATTGCCTTCGAAGAGGTCTTCTGA
- a CDS encoding aminodeoxychorismate/anthranilate synthase component II → MIFLLDNYDSFTYNLVQRIGEIDPSVEVRVERNDQTSVEQIEALNPERIIISPGPCSPAEAGLSRDLIAHFGPKLPVLGVCLGHQCLADVYGAKVVRADRLMHGKTSMISHSGKGVFANLPNPFLATRYHSLIVPKETVPDCLEITAWVDDEGHSFEVMGLQHREYPVFGVQFHPESFLTEDGYSLLGNFLKI, encoded by the coding sequence ATGATTTTTCTTCTCGACAACTACGACTCCTTTACTTACAACCTGGTCCAGAGGATTGGGGAAATTGACCCGTCGGTCGAGGTCCGCGTGGAGCGTAATGACCAGACGTCTGTAGAACAGATCGAGGCCCTGAATCCCGAACGCATCATTATTTCTCCGGGACCGTGTTCACCCGCAGAAGCCGGCTTATCTCGTGACCTGATCGCGCACTTCGGCCCCAAATTGCCCGTTCTAGGTGTTTGTCTTGGGCACCAATGCCTTGCTGATGTGTACGGCGCAAAAGTCGTTCGGGCAGATCGACTGATGCATGGCAAAACGTCGATGATTTCACACTCCGGGAAAGGCGTCTTCGCCAATCTTCCCAATCCATTTCTTGCGACTCGATACCACAGCCTGATCGTTCCGAAGGAGACGGTTCCCGACTGTCTGGAAATCACTGCGTGGGTTGATGACGAGGGCCACTCTTTTGAAGTGATGGGCTTACAACACAGAGAATATCCGGTCTTCGGTGTTCAATTCCACCCGGAGAGTTTTCTCACTGAGGATGGGTATTCGCTGCTGGGGAATTTCCTGAAGATCTAA
- a CDS encoding MFS transporter — protein MPPDSNLVKDPNYKWYKELNRYHWFVLTVSALGWLFDCLDQQLFTLARPTAMRDLLQVPAGDPLIAEWGGYATSIFIIGWATGGLIFGSLGDKIGRAKTMVITILIYSACTGLSALSTSFYDFAFYRFLTGLGVGGEFAVGVALVAEVMPDRARPRALSLLQALSAVGNISAAFIGAALAPYEAEGLSAWRVMFVIGAVPALLALVIRRKLKEPERWQQMRNDPNRDKRTGSYKALFSDPRWRRSALVGLFLAIPGVIGLWGIGFFSGDLTRMVFRQRVAIEKYETELASADGDRLEVLTLLRTWETDLTPKSERRELTESEAIIAKEMQDKISSELTFWQSLTLLSQQIGAALGMYTFGWIAQQLGRKPAFLIAYIAAMLSTALVFWKLDSPQDFWMISVMGFFQLSLFSLYAIYFPEIFPTYLRSTGTSFCYNVGRYVAAFGPTIFGLLTSRVFTGPGYEAPWNWRYAGMSMSLVFMVGIVTLIFAPETKDKPLPE, from the coding sequence ATGCCTCCCGATTCGAACCTTGTCAAGGACCCAAACTACAAGTGGTACAAAGAGTTAAACCGGTATCACTGGTTCGTTCTTACCGTTTCTGCTTTGGGTTGGCTTTTTGATTGTCTGGACCAGCAGCTGTTTACGCTGGCTCGCCCAACGGCCATGCGGGATCTGTTGCAAGTGCCGGCTGGCGACCCGCTCATTGCAGAATGGGGCGGCTATGCCACCAGCATCTTTATCATCGGCTGGGCGACGGGAGGGCTGATCTTCGGTTCACTGGGAGACAAAATTGGTCGCGCCAAGACGATGGTGATCACCATCCTGATCTATTCCGCATGCACCGGCCTGAGTGCACTTTCAACTTCTTTCTATGACTTTGCATTCTATCGATTCCTGACCGGGCTTGGCGTTGGAGGGGAGTTTGCCGTCGGTGTCGCCCTCGTCGCTGAAGTCATGCCGGATCGCGCTCGACCTCGCGCCTTGAGTCTTCTGCAGGCTCTTTCCGCGGTTGGTAATATTTCCGCCGCATTTATCGGTGCAGCGCTCGCTCCTTATGAAGCAGAAGGACTGAGCGCGTGGCGGGTGATGTTTGTGATCGGTGCCGTCCCCGCGCTTCTTGCGCTGGTGATCCGTCGGAAACTGAAAGAGCCAGAGCGATGGCAGCAGATGCGAAACGATCCCAATCGCGACAAGCGTACGGGATCCTACAAAGCTCTGTTCTCGGATCCACGCTGGCGCAGGTCAGCACTTGTCGGACTTTTCCTGGCGATTCCAGGTGTGATTGGACTCTGGGGTATTGGGTTCTTCAGCGGTGACCTGACACGCATGGTTTTCCGGCAAAGAGTCGCCATTGAAAAATACGAAACAGAACTTGCCTCGGCCGACGGTGATCGACTAGAAGTGTTGACTCTGCTGCGTACGTGGGAAACAGATCTGACTCCCAAGTCTGAACGACGAGAACTCACCGAGTCGGAAGCGATTATCGCCAAGGAAATGCAGGACAAGATCAGTAGTGAACTGACTTTTTGGCAAAGCCTGACTCTGCTTTCTCAACAAATTGGAGCGGCTCTCGGGATGTACACGTTCGGCTGGATTGCGCAGCAGCTAGGGCGGAAACCAGCGTTCCTGATAGCTTACATTGCTGCCATGCTTTCGACTGCACTGGTATTCTGGAAGCTGGACTCACCGCAGGACTTCTGGATGATCTCAGTCATGGGCTTCTTTCAGCTGTCTTTGTTTTCCCTCTATGCGATTTACTTCCCGGAGATTTTCCCGACATACCTGCGGAGCACCGGCACATCGTTTTGCTATAACGTTGGTCGATACGTAGCCGCATTTGGTCCGACAATCTTTGGTTTGTTGACAAGTCGAGTGTTTACGGGGCCTGGCTATGAAGCTCCCTGGAACTGGCGTTATGCCGGTATGTCAATGTCCCTGGTGTTCATGGTCGGGATCGTGACCCTGATTTTTGCCCCTGAAACCAAGGACAAACCACTTCCAGAGTAA